The stretch of DNA GCATCCCCCCACCGCGCTCGCAAGATTTCCCTTGCAAAGCCTGCGCTGCGCTGCACCCGCCTTCgtccctcctcccttccttcctgccctCCGCGCCGAGTCGGCGtctccactctgctcctctgtgccGGGGGCCGTGACGCTCAGACGCCTTCCAGGCCGGGCTCTGGGGGACCCCCGTGCTCCCGCCTGCCTGGCTCCTCTGGGTGCCCGGCCAGGCGCCAGCTCTGGCTCCGGCTCTGTCCCCACCCCAAGGGCAGACAGGGCCCCGCGTGCCCGGCGGGCCGTGGGAGTCAGGGTGCCGGCGAGTGCCGGCAGCGCTTGGCGCGGGGCCGGACTCACAGGCCGTCTGCTCTGCCGCGCAGGGTGGCGTGTGGGAGGAAACGCGGCGGCGCGGACGTGCTTGGCCCCGGGCCCCCGGCAGCTGCGCAGAGCCCGCAGGATGGCCCAGCCGCCTGTCGCCCTCCACATCTCAGAGGACACCGAGAGCGATGGGTAAGTGCGGCCGGCTTTGCCCTCCCGCTCCCCGCGCTCTGAGCCCTGCCTGTGCACGCTCCCGGCCCAGGCAGCCTTGCAGCCCGGTCGGAGGCCGTGCACTGTCCCCCCGCAGCGCAGGCACGGCCCAGGCTCGTGCTGCAGCGCTCCGGCACGTTAGGCACCAGGCGCCCATGTCGCAGGGCAGCGCAGCCTGGCTCTGGGCCGGACTCTGGGGCTTTTGCACAGCTCCATCCCCAGACTCCGGACCAAGGGTGGgcacggaggctgcaggagctcAGCCTCGCTGGGGCCACCGTGCTGAGCCAGGCAGGCTGGTACCCGGGTCCATGTCCCCGCAGGCAGGAGCCGAGCCCATGCAATGAAGGAGCCATGCACACCTCCTTCCGCCAGCTCATCCAGGAGCAGAGCAGCCTGGTGGAGGCGGCAGCGGGCGCGGAGCTGGAGATGCCGGCGAGGGACAGAGGTAAACGCTGCTGTCGCGGCCGTGGCTGCAGCTGGCTGCAGCCGAGTCGTCCTCGGCCACAGCCAAGGTGTTCGCAGGAGCCTGCTGGCAGCTTGGCGGTGCCGGCGGGGCAGagcagccgccggggccgcggaggAGCGCACCAGCTCTCACCGCTCCGCGTCCTGCCCCCTCTCCCCAGAGTCCCCGGAGCCCCAGCAGGGTGACGAGCACGCCGGGTACTCCTCGGCCACCCTGCGGATCCTCGCCAGCATGCCCAGCCGCACCATCGGTGAGTGCAGCCCCGCCGCTGTGCCCGGGCCGGGAGGGGGGCCGCCGCTGAGCCCGCGCTCCCACCGCAGGGCGCAGCCGCGGGGCCATCATCTCCCAGTACTGCAACCGCACggcccggctgcggcgccgcagcagccgcccgcccctgcagcagctcagccgcgcggcgcggcccagCCTGCGGCAGCACCACCTGGACACCGACCCCGCCGTGGCCACGCTGGAAGGTgagagccgcggggccggggcgcgcggtgCGGGCAGCGGCCCCACTCCACGCCAGGGCTCGctcgggaagggcccggcgcctcccggccAGCTCCAGCCCACCCTGTGCCCCCAGAGAAGCGGAGCCTGCTGGTGAAGGAGCTGCTGAGCCTCTCGCCCGGCCAGCGCAGCCACATGCTGCTCTCGGTGCCCCTCAGCCTGGCGGAGAAACGCACCCTCAGGTGGgtcccctccgcgcgccggcccAGAGCCGGCCCCGCCACCCCGAGCCGCCCCCTGATGCCTGTCTCTGCCGGCAGGCAGGAGCTGAGCGGGCAGAGGGGCTCCCCGAGGGAAGACACCCAGCGCGGGGCCCCCTTCTCGCCCTGTGGCCGCTCCAAATACCACATCATCCTCGTAAGTCAGTGCGCAGGGCCACGCCAGGGCCGCTGgctgccaggcagggctggagcagggggtgGCAGGGGCACTGTAGGACAGGGCAGGCGATGGAGGGACGCGGGACGGGGCAGGCGATGGGGGGACACGGGATGGGGCAGGCAATGGGGGGATGCAGGACGGGGCAGGTGATGGGGGGATGCGAGACGGGGCAGGTGATGGGGGGATGCAGGATGGGGCAGGCGATGGGGGGACGCGGGATGGGGCAGGCGATGGAGGGACGCGGGACGGGGCAGGCGATGGAGGGACGCGGGACGGGGCAGGTGATGGGGGGATGCGAGACGGGGCAGGCGATGGGGGGACGCGGGACGGGGCAGGCGATGGGGGGATGCAGGACGGGGCAGGTGATGGGGGGATGCAGGACGGGGCAGGTGATGGGGGGATGCAGGACGGGGCAGGTGATGGGGGGATGCGAGACGGGGCAGGCAATGGGGGGACGCGGGATGGGGCAGGCGATGGAGGGACGCGGGACGGGGCAGGCGATGGGGGGACGCGGGACGGGGCAGGCGATGGGGGGACGCgggcgcccgctgccccggcgtgttctccccagctctctccccgCAGGGCTGCCGGGGCCTGTGGTACGGgctgctctccctgctccccGCCGTGCAGCCCTGGCATCATGCCCTGAAGCAGATCGGCAGCCGCTTCGGCTCCAGCGTCCTCTCCTACTTCCTCTTCCTCAAGACGCTCCTCGGCTTCAACGTCTtcttgttcctcctcctcctggtctTCGTGGTGGCCCTGCAGGCCGCCTATCCGCCCGCCCCGGCCAGCCACCAGCCCTTCACCGGCCTCGAGCTCCTCACCGGAGCGGTAAGCCCCGCCGGCACACCGGTGCCTGCACTGCCCACGACCTGCCCCGGGCCAGATGCGGGTTCACTGGGCTGGCGGCGATGCCCTGGGTCCTGCCCGCTCCACCAAGGTGCCAGGGGCACCACGGGGTCCTGGCTTCACCCCTGCGGGCCAGTGCAGCCGTCCCGGCCGGCCCCAGCCTGCGCTTTCCCGTGGGACGGCTCCCCAGCCTGTGCTTTCCCGCGGGACGGTGCAGCCGTCCCAGCCTGCGCTTTCCCTCAGGGCTACTTCACCTGCTCGCTGCTGTACTACGGCTACTACAGCAACGTCACCCTCAACGAGCCCTGTGCCGCCCGCCCCAactgcagcgccgcggcccccccgctgcCCTACAACATGCCGCTGGCCTACGTGTTCACCGTCGGCGTCTCCTTCTTCCTCACCTGCATCCTGCTGGTGTACAGGTGAgtcggcagcgctgccgcccgccgtccccctcgccgcctggcccCATGCCCTGACACCGTCCCCGTTGCCACAGCATGTCCCGCTCCTTCGGGGAGAGCTACCGCGTGGGCGGCCCCGTGGGGGACCTGGCCATCAAGGTCTTCTGTGCCTGGGACTTCAAGGTGGTCCGGAAGCGCTGGGTGAAGCTGCAGTCTGAGAACATCCGCACCCAGCTGAAGGTGAGGCGCGGGGCAGGCGCGGGGCTGCAGTTCGGGTTGCGGCGGGGGGGCGAAGGCATCCGCGGGCGCCTCTGCAGCCCCCGGGCTCAGCATCCCGCGCCCGCGCGCCGCACCGGGGACGCTTGCAGCCGCGAATGCGCCCcgaccccagccccagccccagccccggccccagccccacacTACAGCTTTGCCCTTCAGCCCCCGGTCCCACCTCAGTGCAGCGGGATGAATCCCTGCTCTGGATGCGCTGCCCGGGAGCCTCTTCCCAGCACCCcaggctgccaggcagcactgctgacgCCGGTGTctcgcaggagctgctggcagagCGGCAGTCGCGCTCCCGCCCCCGGAGCCCCTGCCGGCAGCTGGAGCACGTCGCCGTTCGCCTCCTGGCCTGGGGCCTCTCCCTGGGCACCGTGCTGGGCTGCGTGGTGGCCGTACACTACTTCTCGGAGCACATGCACGCGGTGAGCGCGGGCCCTCGCCCCGGCTGTCCTGCCCGGGCGTCCCCTGGCGTTgcctgggagggagggagcagggaaaTCCCTCCGGCAGCCCCTTGCACCTCCGCTCCAACGTTATTCGCAGCTGCTGGGCACGGGGGGCAGAGCCTCTTCCCTGGCACCGGGAGCCCAGGGGAGACTTGCGCTCACCCTGGTGCccgctccccaggtgcagcaggaCGCCGGGAGCCGGGCGAGCGGCGAGCGGCAGCAGGAGGCCGTGCTGCTGGTCCTGCCCCTCGTGGTGTCGCTCATCAACGCGGCGATGCCCCACCTCTACAACTTGCTGGCGACGTGGGAAAAGTGGGATTCCCCGGTGCTGGAGGTCTATGTGGCGATCTGCAGGTAGGCTGGCGTggaggggccgggggctgcgcagcctgcccggggcgcggggccgctccagccccgcggctcccgctccgctctgctccgctccccaGGAACCTCGTGCTGAAGATGGTGGTCCTGGGGCTGCTCTGCTACCAGTGGCTCAGCCGCAAAGTCGTCTGCTCGTCGGAGGCGGTCAGTGCGGACCGGCGGGAGGCGCGGGGCACTGGGCACCTGGCTCCGCGCGGCAGCGGGAGCCCTCGGCATCCGCCTCCAGCGCCTCTGCTTGCCCCCGCAGTGCTGGGAGACCTGCGTGGGGCAGGACCTGTACCGCTTCGTGGTGATGGACTTCATATTCACGCTGCTGGACACCATCTTCGGGGAGCTGGTCTGGAGGTAACGTGCCCCAGGAGgggccccggcacggccccccggcacggcacggTCCCCAGGTCTCCCCAGCGGGGACGGCTCTGCCCCGGTGCGTCGTCctccccggcggccccgccggagcagagctcctctgcctttcccaGGCTGGTCTTGGAGAAGAGGCTGAAAAGGAAGCAGAGGCCCGAGTTTGACATTGCCCGCAACGTGCTGGAGCTGATCTACGGGCAGACCCTGACCTGGTGAGAtggctgcagcccagggcagctcGCTCCTCCACTGGCAAACGCCTCGTGGTGCTCTGCGCGCCCAGCACTGGCCAAGGGGCTGCTGCAGACATGCGCGGCACTGAGCAGGACCGTGGGGACATGGTGCTGCCGCCCCAGCGCGTTGGCCACCCTTCgctcagggcccagggcagacgcatcttcctccctctctcccaggctGGGCGTCCTCTTTTCGCCGCTCCTGCCGGCTGTGCAGATtgtgaagctgctgctgctcttctacATCAAAAAGGtgcgctgccccgcggctcccggctgctccccgcagctcccggctgctcccggcggcagcagccccaCGGCCGCGCTGCGCCCTGGCACAGCGTGCCGTAGAAACACTGCGCCATGCAGCCAGCAGCTCCATCCGCGCAGGGGGAAGAGGTGCTGCTGGGGAAAGGGCAGCCCTGAGCTGGCTCAGCTCCTTCTagagggggtgggagggggcgTGAGGGGCAGCCGTCCTGCCCCACGCCTGGGGTCGCTTCCTGGGTGACGGCAGCACGCGACACTCTGCTCCTGGTCTGCAGACCAGCCTGATGCAAAACTGCCAGTCCCCCAGCAAGCCCTGGCAAGCGTCTCGTATGAGCACCGTCTTCATCACCCTGCtgtgcttcccctccttcctggGCGCAGCCATCTTCCTCTCCTACACCATCTGGTCGTGAGTACCGCTGGGGCCCGGcccagcagcacagagctgcctAGGGCAGCTGGGCGCAGggagaggggacatggggacgcagTGCCTCTTCTGGAGCACGTCGCGCCCGGCACCGGGCCACGAAACGCTCTCCCTGACGGCGAAACGCTGGCCATTGCACAAGGCACAGCAGCAGTTGGGCTGTGCCTGCTTCTCCCAGCTGTTGAGCCGCTTCCAGATGTTCCCGactgcagggcacgggggtgaGGACCCCTTGGTCCAGCTGCTGGGGACTGgcctggagcagagctgggcttgGACCGTGGAGGCCTGGAAACGTGGGTCAGAGCCGTGCCCTGCGTTAGGGACAGTGGCTGCGTGGGATGCGCAGAGCCCGACAGTTCCCCATGCAGAATGGCGCCTGCTGATTCCTGCGCTCTGTCCGCTCAGGGTGAAGCCATCGGAAACCTGTGGTCCCTTCCAGGGGATGGAAACCATCTATGAATCAGGGAAGACCTGGGTGCGCTTGCTGGAGAAGTCCAACCCGAACATCACCTGGTTCACCTGGGTCCACCAGTACCTGCTGGAGAacaccttcttcctcttcttcgtGTCTGGGGTCCTGCTGTGAGTAGGGACCGGAGCGAAGGCTGAAACCTGGGCCCacattttggggggggtcccactGTCAGTGCCCCAGCCctgagcagggggctggagctgggttGTCACCCCGGTCTGGGGCCAGGAGCGCAGcatcccccggccccggggccacCGTCCCGCTCGTGCCTGTCGTTGCAGAGCCGTGATCTACTTCAACATCCAGGTGGTGAAGGGCCAGCGGAGGATCATCCACCTGCTGAAGGAGCAGATCGCCAACGTGAGTGAGCTCTGTGTGCCGCCCCATGCGCGGCTCGAGCCCCGTGTCCCCACGGCTCCCT from Apteryx mantelli isolate bAptMan1 chromosome 19, bAptMan1.hap1, whole genome shotgun sequence encodes:
- the TMC6 gene encoding transmembrane channel-like protein 6 isoform X1; the encoded protein is MAQPPVALHISEDTESDGQEPSPCNEGAMHTSFRQLIQEQSSLVEAAAGAELEMPARDRESPEPQQGDEHAGYSSATLRILASMPSRTIGRSRGAIISQYCNRTARLRRRSSRPPLQQLSRAARPSLRQHHLDTDPAVATLEEKRSLLVKELLSLSPGQRSHMLLSVPLSLAEKRTLRQELSGQRGSPREDTQRGAPFSPCGRSKYHIILGCRGLWYGLLSLLPAVQPWHHALKQIGSRFGSSVLSYFLFLKTLLGFNVFLFLLLLVFVVALQAAYPPAPASHQPFTGLELLTGAGYFTCSLLYYGYYSNVTLNEPCAARPNCSAAAPPLPYNMPLAYVFTVGVSFFLTCILLVYSMSRSFGESYRVGGPVGDLAIKVFCAWDFKVVRKRWVKLQSENIRTQLKELLAERQSRSRPRSPCRQLEHVAVRLLAWGLSLGTVLGCVVAVHYFSEHMHAVQQDAGSRASGERQQEAVLLVLPLVVSLINAAMPHLYNLLATWEKWDSPVLEVYVAICRNLVLKMVVLGLLCYQWLSRKVVCSSEACWETCVGQDLYRFVVMDFIFTLLDTIFGELVWRLVLEKRLKRKQRPEFDIARNVLELIYGQTLTWLGVLFSPLLPAVQIVKLLLLFYIKKTSLMQNCQSPSKPWQASRMSTVFITLLCFPSFLGAAIFLSYTIWSVKPSETCGPFQGMETIYESGKTWVRLLEKSNPNITWFTWVHQYLLENTFFLFFVSGVLLAVIYFNIQVVKGQRRIIHLLKEQIANEGEDKIFLIQKLHSVYEQRERRS
- the TMC6 gene encoding transmembrane channel-like protein 6 isoform X2 translates to MAQPPVALHISEDTESDGQEPSPCNEGAMHTSFRQLIQEQSSLVEAAAGAELEMPARDRESPEPQQGDEHAGYSSATLRILASMPSRTIGRSRGAIISQYCNRTARLRRRSSRPPLQQLSRAARPSLRQHHLDTDPAVATLEEKRSLLVKELLSLSPGQRSHMLLSVPLSLAEKRTLRQELSGQRGSPREDTQRGAPFSPCGRSKYHIILGCRGLWYGLLSLLPAVQPWHHALKQIGSRFGSSVLSYFLFLKTLLGFNVFLFLLLLVFVVALQAAYPPAPASHQPFTGLELLTGAGYFTCSLLYYGYYSNVTLNEPCAARPNCSAAAPPLPYNMPLAYVFTVGVSFFLTCILLVYSMSRSFGESYRVGGPVGDLAIKVFCAWDFKVVRKRWVKLQSENIRTQLKVQQDAGSRASGERQQEAVLLVLPLVVSLINAAMPHLYNLLATWEKWDSPVLEVYVAICRNLVLKMVVLGLLCYQWLSRKVVCSSEACWETCVGQDLYRFVVMDFIFTLLDTIFGELVWRLVLEKRLKRKQRPEFDIARNVLELIYGQTLTWLGVLFSPLLPAVQIVKLLLLFYIKKTSLMQNCQSPSKPWQASRMSTVFITLLCFPSFLGAAIFLSYTIWSVKPSETCGPFQGMETIYESGKTWVRLLEKSNPNITWFTWVHQYLLENTFFLFFVSGVLLAVIYFNIQVVKGQRRIIHLLKEQIANEGEDKIFLIQKLHSVYEQRERRS